In the genome of Pseudomonas sp. P5_109, one region contains:
- a CDS encoding polysaccharide deacetylase family protein yields MAARDLTGYGGCPPHPQWPGEARIAVQFVLNIEEGAESCILNGDAQSEAWLHELPGRPPRVGEADLSVEGMYEYGARAGVWRILQLFSARGLPLTAFAVGRALELTPAIGHALCNAGHEIAGHGYRWLDYRDMPEDQERQHIRLTLDVIEQTCGKRPVGWYTGRVSQNTRRLLREEGGFLYSSNAYNDDLPYWLPGAPAHLVIPYTLVNNDARYLLPNGFACGEDFFRLLKDAFDLLWQEGAHHPKMMSIGLHGRISGHPGRAMALARFLDYVQGHDAVWICRREEIARHWIARFPA; encoded by the coding sequence ATGGCCGCTCGCGACCTGACCGGTTATGGCGGCTGCCCGCCCCACCCGCAATGGCCCGGTGAGGCGCGCATCGCGGTGCAGTTCGTACTCAACATCGAAGAAGGCGCGGAGTCATGCATCCTCAATGGCGATGCGCAGTCGGAGGCCTGGCTGCACGAGTTACCGGGGCGCCCGCCGCGTGTGGGGGAAGCGGACCTGAGCGTCGAGGGCATGTACGAATACGGAGCGCGCGCAGGTGTGTGGCGCATTCTGCAACTGTTCAGCGCCCGCGGCCTGCCGCTGACCGCTTTTGCCGTCGGCCGTGCCCTGGAACTCACCCCGGCGATTGGCCATGCGCTCTGCAATGCCGGTCATGAGATTGCCGGGCATGGCTACCGTTGGCTGGACTATCGCGACATGCCTGAAGACCAGGAGCGGCAGCATATTCGCCTGACCCTCGACGTGATCGAGCAGACCTGCGGTAAACGCCCCGTAGGTTGGTACACCGGAAGGGTCAGCCAGAACACCCGCCGCCTGTTGCGTGAAGAAGGCGGGTTTCTCTATAGCTCGAACGCCTACAACGATGACCTGCCCTATTGGCTCCCAGGCGCGCCCGCCCACCTGGTCATCCCTTACACATTGGTCAACAACGACGCCCGCTATCTGCTGCCCAATGGTTTCGCCTGCGGTGAAGATTTCTTCCGGCTGCTCAAGGATGCTTTCGACCTGCTGTGGCAGGAAGGTGCGCATCACCCGAAGATGATGAGCATCGGCCTGCATGGGCGGATCAGTGGCCATCCTGGACGTGCAATGGCGCTGGCGCGCTTTCTCGATTACGTGCAAGGCCACGACGCGGTGTGGATCTGCCGGCGCGAAGAGATTGCCCGGCACTGGATAGCCCGATTCCCCGCCTGA
- a CDS encoding DUF2092 domain-containing protein — MEKIARILIESSMTRITGAGLALLIGLGAPAGVLADEAYAKSLLKNMSDYMSAQKSISFNYDTILEVVTKDQQRLSLAGSGTVAINRPDKLRSTRSSGFTDIEMLFDGKTLTLLGKGKNIYSQVEVPGTLDHLLDVLRDKYNRPLPGADLFMSNPEEQLMAGVNNIKDLGSGVIGGVECDHLAFRKKEVDWQIWIAQGDRPYPCRYSITSKQIAGGPQYSIQLSDWKSGDTVAADDFAFKNPTDAKKIELKDLPNAEDLPSNFVRGKTK, encoded by the coding sequence ATGGAAAAGATCGCCCGGATATTGATCGAGTCCTCTATGACCCGCATCACCGGGGCGGGACTTGCATTGTTGATTGGTCTTGGCGCGCCGGCAGGAGTATTAGCCGATGAGGCCTATGCCAAGAGTTTGCTCAAGAACATGTCCGACTATATGTCAGCGCAAAAAAGCATATCGTTCAACTACGACACCATTCTTGAAGTCGTCACTAAAGATCAGCAACGGCTCTCACTGGCGGGTTCCGGCACTGTCGCTATCAACCGACCCGACAAGTTGCGCAGTACGCGTTCCAGCGGTTTTACAGATATCGAGATGTTATTCGATGGCAAGACGCTGACCTTGTTGGGAAAAGGCAAGAATATTTACTCGCAGGTCGAAGTACCGGGCACGCTTGATCATCTCCTCGATGTGCTGAGGGATAAATACAACAGGCCACTTCCCGGCGCGGACCTGTTCATGTCCAATCCTGAAGAACAACTGATGGCCGGCGTGAACAACATCAAGGATCTGGGCAGTGGCGTTATCGGTGGCGTGGAATGCGATCACCTGGCCTTCAGGAAGAAAGAGGTGGATTGGCAGATCTGGATTGCCCAGGGCGACCGGCCCTATCCCTGCCGATACTCCATCACGTCCAAACAGATTGCCGGAGGCCCGCAGTACAGCATCCAGCTAAGCGACTGGAAAAGCGGCGATACCGTTGCAGCTGATGACTTTGCTTTTAAAAACCCGACGGACGCGAAAAAAATCGAACTCAAGGACCTGCCCAACGCCGAGGACTTGCCGAGCAATTTTGTGCGAGGAAAAACCAAATGA
- a CDS encoding co-regulatory protein PtrA N-terminal domain-containing protein, with protein sequence MKSMKALFVIAALTASSLAMATGGGDKNFNRMEASRKVSMEAFQVAQKQKAEAAVAQSKAKASNRTNG encoded by the coding sequence ATGAAATCCATGAAAGCTCTCTTCGTAATCGCCGCTCTGACCGCTTCTTCCCTGGCCATGGCCACGGGTGGTGGTGACAAGAATTTCAATCGCATGGAGGCGTCCCGCAAAGTCTCGATGGAAGCCTTCCAGGTTGCGCAGAAACAGAAGGCTGAAGCCGCTGTCGCTCAAAGCAAGGCCAAGGCGAGCAATCGCACCAACGGCT